One Mycolicibacterium crocinum DNA window includes the following coding sequences:
- a CDS encoding nucleoside deaminase — MALDDEDIRRLGRCVELARTALNAGDEPFGSILAGADGTVLFEDHNHVAGGDATAHPELAIAQWSSANLSPDQRAAATVYTSGEHCPMCAAAHAWVGLGRIVFAVAGEQLARWLAEWHAPLPPVAPLPITTIAPHLTVDGPAPGYQDEMKTLYAAKFAP, encoded by the coding sequence GTGGCGCTCGACGACGAGGACATCCGGCGGCTCGGCCGCTGCGTGGAGCTTGCCCGCACCGCGCTGAACGCCGGTGACGAGCCGTTCGGCTCGATCCTGGCCGGCGCCGACGGCACAGTCCTGTTCGAGGATCACAACCACGTGGCCGGCGGGGATGCCACCGCCCATCCCGAGTTGGCGATCGCCCAGTGGTCTTCTGCCAACCTGTCCCCCGATCAGCGCGCCGCCGCCACCGTCTACACCTCCGGCGAGCACTGCCCGATGTGCGCGGCCGCGCACGCATGGGTTGGCTTGGGCCGCATCGTTTTTGCCGTCGCCGGTGAGCAATTGGCCCGCTGGCTGGCCGAGTGGCACGCGCCGCTGCCGCCGGTGGCGCCGCTGCCGATCACCACGATTGCCCCACATCTGACGGTCGACGGCCCCGCTCCTGGGTATCAGGACGAGATGAAGACTCTCTACGCCGCGAAGTTCGCGCCATGA
- a CDS encoding tetratricopeptide repeat protein translates to MAVPLGDTEPYYDLGSYHRPVDTPSPQAQVWFDRGLVWAYAFNHEEAITCFERALALDADLAIARWGIAYAIGPNYNKGWEAFDPVDLAASLARARMELELAAKSRGSVVEHALIAALAARFPTDDPSDADALAAGHVAYADAMTELARAYPDDVDVLALAADALVNITAWALWDTGTGEPAPGSRVVEAKQLLDAALRSDAGRSHPGVLHLYLHAMEMSAHPEDALPAADLLRGLVPDAGHLQHMPSHIDVLCGNYRDSVLANQSAVSADRRFVAHAGPLNFYSLYRAHDLHFIVYSAMFAGQSQIALQAADELSGQLTPELLSIESPPMADWLEAFVPLRVHVLIRFGRWDELIAEPLPDVPELYCSTTATIHYGRGVAHAAKGEVVQAAAEREAFAAAYARVPESRYLFNNTSRDILAVAAAMLDGEIAYREGDFESAFDHLRRAIALDDALPYDEPWGWMQPTRHAYGALLLEQGRVEDAAAVYAADLGLDPTLSRPCQHPGNVWSLHGYHECLQRLGRDAEAGIIGRQLELAKARADVPILASCLCRLEVVDQDCCH, encoded by the coding sequence ATGGCGGTTCCGCTCGGCGACACTGAGCCGTACTACGACCTCGGCAGCTACCACCGGCCCGTCGACACCCCCTCACCGCAAGCGCAGGTGTGGTTCGACCGTGGACTGGTGTGGGCGTACGCCTTCAACCACGAAGAGGCGATCACCTGCTTTGAGCGTGCGCTGGCGCTCGACGCCGACCTCGCGATCGCCCGGTGGGGCATCGCGTATGCGATCGGGCCGAACTACAACAAGGGCTGGGAGGCCTTCGATCCCGTCGACCTCGCGGCGTCGCTGGCCCGGGCGCGGATGGAACTGGAGCTCGCCGCCAAGAGCCGCGGCAGTGTCGTCGAGCATGCTTTGATCGCGGCGCTGGCCGCCCGCTTCCCCACCGACGATCCTTCTGACGCGGACGCATTGGCCGCGGGGCATGTCGCCTACGCCGACGCCATGACGGAGCTGGCGCGGGCGTATCCCGACGACGTGGACGTGCTGGCGCTGGCCGCCGACGCGTTGGTGAACATCACGGCATGGGCGTTGTGGGACACCGGAACCGGGGAGCCCGCGCCCGGTTCACGAGTGGTGGAGGCAAAGCAACTGTTGGACGCGGCGTTGCGCAGCGACGCGGGCCGTAGCCACCCCGGGGTGCTGCACCTGTACCTCCATGCGATGGAGATGTCCGCGCATCCCGAGGACGCGCTACCTGCCGCCGACCTGTTGCGCGGCCTGGTGCCCGACGCCGGCCACCTGCAGCACATGCCGTCGCACATCGACGTGCTGTGCGGCAACTACCGAGACTCGGTGCTGGCCAACCAATCTGCGGTGTCCGCCGATCGGCGCTTCGTCGCGCACGCCGGACCGCTGAACTTCTACTCGCTCTACCGGGCGCACGATCTGCACTTCATCGTGTACTCGGCGATGTTCGCCGGCCAGTCGCAGATCGCGCTGCAGGCCGCCGACGAACTGTCCGGTCAGCTGACTCCGGAGCTACTGTCCATCGAATCGCCGCCGATGGCCGACTGGCTGGAAGCGTTCGTCCCGCTGCGGGTGCATGTGCTGATCCGGTTCGGCCGCTGGGACGAGCTGATCGCCGAGCCGCTTCCCGACGTTCCCGAACTGTATTGCAGCACAACGGCAACCATCCACTACGGGCGCGGTGTCGCGCATGCCGCCAAGGGGGAGGTGGTTCAGGCTGCAGCTGAGCGGGAAGCGTTCGCGGCGGCGTATGCCCGCGTCCCGGAGTCGCGGTATCTGTTCAACAACACCAGCCGCGACATTCTGGCGGTCGCCGCCGCCATGCTCGACGGTGAGATCGCCTATCGGGAAGGCGATTTCGAGTCGGCCTTCGATCACCTGCGGCGGGCGATCGCCCTCGACGACGCGCTGCCCTACGACGAACCGTGGGGGTGGATGCAGCCCACGCGGCACGCCTACGGCGCGCTGCTGCTCGAACAGGGCCGGGTCGAGGATGCTGCCGCGGTGTATGCCGCCGACCTCGGCCTGGACCCGACGCTGAGCCGGCCGTGTCAGCATCCGGGCAATGTCTGGAGCCTGCACGGCTATCACGAATGCCTGCAGCGACTGGGACGCGACGCCGAAGCCGGAATCATCGGCCGCCAGCTGGAGTTGGCCAAGGCCCGCGCCGACGTCCCGATTCTGGCGTCCTGCCTGTGCCGGCTCGAGGTTGTCGACCAGGACTGCTGCCATTGA
- a CDS encoding alpha-amylase family protein — translation MSDWVRHAIWWHVYPLGFVGAFPAADPPGPGEHRLSRLVDWLDHAVELGTSGIALGPVFASRTHGYDTTDHYRVDPRLGDDGDFDHLVAEAHRRGLRVLLDGVFNHVGTDFERYRRAVEGTDPDARAWFRGRPGHFHTFEGHSELVTLNHKSPVVVDYVADVMNHWLSRGADGWRLDAAYAVPESFWAQVLPRVRQAHPDAWFVAEVIHGDYAAFVDGSGVDSVTQYELWKAIWSSLNDGNFHELDWALQRHNDFLSRFAPLTFVGNHDVTRIASKLERPEQVAHALVLLFTTGGVPSIYAGDELGYRGVKEERAGGDDAVRPEFGTPPVPLDAAGREAWNLHQYLIGLRRRNSWLFDAKTTALQLDNRGYAYETRSGDEALIVALNIDDSPMSLPVATLIGGQAQLVGGTGAPPEEVVDEVVVPPQGWLVLRPL, via the coding sequence ATGAGCGACTGGGTTCGCCACGCCATCTGGTGGCACGTCTATCCGCTGGGTTTCGTCGGCGCGTTCCCGGCCGCCGACCCACCCGGTCCCGGCGAGCACCGGCTGAGCCGCCTGGTCGACTGGCTCGACCATGCGGTCGAACTCGGCACCTCGGGGATCGCGCTCGGCCCGGTGTTTGCCTCCCGCACCCACGGGTACGACACCACCGACCACTACCGCGTCGACCCCCGGCTTGGTGACGACGGCGACTTCGATCACCTTGTCGCCGAAGCGCACCGGCGTGGGCTGCGCGTGCTGCTCGACGGCGTGTTCAACCATGTCGGAACGGATTTCGAGCGTTATCGGCGGGCTGTCGAAGGCACCGACCCGGACGCCCGGGCGTGGTTCCGCGGCCGGCCCGGCCACTTCCATACCTTCGAAGGCCACAGCGAGCTCGTCACCCTCAACCACAAGAGCCCGGTTGTCGTCGACTACGTCGCCGACGTGATGAACCACTGGCTCAGCCGGGGCGCCGACGGCTGGCGGCTGGACGCCGCATACGCGGTGCCGGAGTCGTTCTGGGCGCAGGTGCTCCCCCGCGTACGCCAGGCCCACCCGGACGCATGGTTCGTCGCCGAGGTGATCCACGGCGACTACGCGGCGTTCGTCGACGGCTCCGGGGTCGACTCGGTGACCCAGTACGAGCTATGGAAGGCGATCTGGAGCAGCCTCAACGACGGCAACTTCCACGAGCTCGACTGGGCGCTGCAGCGCCACAACGACTTTCTGTCGCGCTTCGCGCCACTGACGTTCGTCGGCAATCATGACGTCACCCGCATCGCCAGCAAGCTGGAGCGCCCCGAGCAGGTGGCGCACGCGCTCGTGCTCCTGTTCACCACCGGCGGCGTCCCCAGCATCTACGCCGGTGACGAACTCGGATACCGCGGCGTCAAGGAAGAACGGGCCGGCGGCGACGACGCGGTGCGTCCCGAATTCGGGACGCCACCGGTTCCGCTGGACGCCGCGGGGCGCGAGGCCTGGAACCTGCACCAGTACCTGATCGGGCTGCGCCGGCGAAACTCGTGGCTGTTCGACGCGAAAACAACTGCGCTGCAATTGGACAACCGCGGGTACGCCTACGAGACCCGCAGCGGTGACGAGGCGCTGATCGTCGCGCTCAATATCGACGACTCGCCGATGTCGCTGCCGGTGGCCACGCTCATCGGCGGGCAGGCCCAACTGGTGGGTGGCACGGGGGCGCCCCCGGAAGAGGTCGTCGACGAGGTCGTCGTCCCGCCGCAGGGCTGGCTGGTACTGCGCCCGCTATAG
- a CDS encoding LLM class F420-dependent oxidoreductase — protein MTLPVRVAVQIQPADTPDYATWRQAVLHAEEIGVDVIFGYDHFHAPFIESIVDAKPVLSQVQPDVNNFEGWTALASWGEITTRAELGLLVSGMGYRNPDLLADMARTVDHISGGRAILGVGAGWYEKDYTTYGFDYGTVKSRADAFDDGLLRIERRFQLLHPAPLRKIPILIGGSGPKRTLPAVARHADIWHTFLPIDSYREASARVAELAAGFGRADSDIERSTFFTGAKSADDYLAAGATLFHTEVRASEGKYDLSTVEKMVDWRDTKR, from the coding sequence ATGACCCTTCCCGTCCGCGTTGCCGTCCAGATCCAACCAGCCGACACCCCTGATTACGCCACGTGGCGCCAGGCCGTCCTGCATGCCGAGGAGATCGGCGTCGACGTCATCTTCGGCTACGACCATTTCCACGCACCGTTCATCGAGTCGATCGTCGACGCGAAACCGGTGCTGTCCCAAGTCCAACCGGATGTGAACAACTTCGAAGGCTGGACCGCGCTGGCCTCCTGGGGCGAAATCACTACGCGCGCCGAGCTGGGGCTGCTGGTATCGGGTATGGGCTACCGCAATCCCGATCTGCTCGCGGACATGGCCCGCACGGTCGACCACATCAGCGGTGGCCGGGCCATCCTCGGCGTCGGTGCCGGGTGGTATGAAAAGGACTACACCACATACGGTTTCGACTACGGAACCGTCAAGTCGCGGGCTGATGCGTTCGATGACGGGCTGTTGCGCATCGAGCGCCGGTTCCAGCTGCTGCATCCGGCGCCGCTGCGCAAGATCCCGATCCTGATCGGTGGATCCGGCCCCAAGCGCACGTTGCCCGCCGTCGCGCGCCACGCCGACATCTGGCACACCTTCCTGCCCATCGACTCCTACCGGGAGGCCAGCGCCCGCGTCGCCGAGCTGGCCGCCGGATTCGGGCGTGCCGACAGCGATATCGAACGCTCGACCTTCTTCACCGGTGCGAAGTCGGCCGACGACTACCTGGCCGCCGGAGCAACCTTGTTCCACACCGAGGTCCGCGCGTCCGAGGGCAAGTACGACCTGAGCACGGTCGAGAAGATGGTCGACTGGCGCGACACCAAACGCTGA
- a CDS encoding DUF1810 domain-containing protein: MDPFDLQRFVDAQDRVYDQVLAELRAGAKRSHWIWFIFPQLAALGSSSTAKHFGIDSLAEAQAYLAHPVLGTRLRECARLVTAINGRSVDDIFGWPDNLKVRSSMTLFARATDDNADFLAVLDKFYGGEQDARTLESL, translated from the coding sequence ATGGACCCGTTCGATCTGCAACGCTTCGTCGATGCCCAGGACCGCGTCTATGACCAGGTGCTCGCCGAGCTGCGGGCCGGCGCCAAGCGCAGCCACTGGATCTGGTTCATCTTCCCGCAGCTCGCCGCACTCGGAAGTAGTTCAACGGCAAAGCATTTCGGGATCGATTCCCTCGCTGAGGCGCAGGCTTACCTGGCGCATCCGGTGCTCGGGACGCGCCTGCGCGAATGCGCCCGGCTGGTCACGGCGATCAACGGCCGCTCGGTCGACGACATCTTCGGCTGGCCCGACAACCTCAAGGTGCGTTCGTCGATGACGCTGTTCGCGCGAGCCACTGACGACAACGCCGACTTCCTCGCGGTGCTTGACAAGTTCTACGGCGGGGAGCAGGACGCGCGGACGCTTGAGTCGCTATAG
- a CDS encoding TfoX/Sxy family protein, translating into MAYDEDLANRLRELLAGEHGVEEKRMFGGLAFLINGNMAACASGKGGLMVRVPHEDTATLLEREHTAPMVMAGRETRGWIRVGDDGVRTKRQLQSWVTRGVDYAKSLPAK; encoded by the coding sequence ATGGCCTACGACGAAGACCTCGCAAACCGCCTGCGCGAGCTGCTCGCCGGCGAACACGGCGTCGAAGAAAAGCGGATGTTCGGCGGACTGGCATTCCTGATCAACGGCAACATGGCCGCCTGCGCCAGCGGCAAGGGCGGCCTGATGGTGCGGGTGCCGCACGAGGACACCGCCACACTGCTGGAGCGGGAGCACACCGCACCGATGGTGATGGCGGGGCGAGAAACCCGCGGGTGGATCCGCGTCGGCGACGACGGCGTGCGAACCAAGCGTCAGCTGCAGAGTTGGGTGACCCGCGGCGTCGACTATGCGAAATCCCTACCCGCGAAGTGA
- a CDS encoding endonuclease: MDDAEARRLIQRLRQHAGRTYAAEAGITLRDTPMPLFQLMVLCMLASKPIDASIAMHAARELFRAGLRTPRAVLAANRQTMIDAFARAHYVRYDESSASRLTELATRVNDDYRNDLRTLARVSKPDVRSAKQLIKQFTGIGDTGSDIFLREVQDVWPWVRPYFDKRALDSAEQLGLPRDPEKLASLTGRVIAPLAAALVRVSLDDDVRQRIAG, from the coding sequence ATGGACGATGCGGAAGCCAGGCGGCTCATACAGCGACTGCGCCAGCACGCGGGCCGGACGTATGCCGCCGAAGCGGGAATCACCCTGCGGGACACTCCGATGCCGCTGTTCCAGCTCATGGTGCTGTGCATGCTGGCCAGCAAGCCGATCGATGCCTCGATCGCGATGCACGCGGCCAGGGAGTTGTTCCGGGCCGGGTTGCGCACGCCTCGGGCGGTGCTTGCGGCCAACCGGCAGACGATGATCGACGCGTTCGCCCGGGCGCACTATGTGCGCTATGACGAGAGTTCGGCGTCCCGGCTCACCGAACTGGCCACCCGCGTCAACGACGACTACCGCAACGATCTGCGCACGCTGGCCCGCGTCAGCAAGCCCGACGTGCGGTCCGCCAAGCAGCTGATCAAACAGTTCACCGGCATCGGCGACACCGGATCGGACATCTTCCTGCGCGAGGTCCAGGACGTCTGGCCCTGGGTACGGCCCTACTTCGACAAGCGCGCCCTCGACAGCGCCGAGCAACTCGGACTCCCCCGCGACCCCGAGAAGCTCGCCAGTCTCACCGGCCGCGTGATCGCGCCGCTCGCCGCGGCGCTGGTGCGGGTTTCCCTGGACGACGACGTGCGGCAGCGCATCGCCGGCTAA
- a CDS encoding esterase family protein yields MKIVDKLRGTWLRRVAAAFVAALALPGLIGVVGGSATAAAFSKPGLPVLYLDVPSAAMGRNIRIQFQGGGPHAVYLLDGLRAQDDYNGWDINTPAFEWLYGSGLSTVMPVGGQSSFYTDWYQPSQGNGQNYTYKWETFMTQELPAYLAANYGVNPNGNAVVGLSMAGSASLTYSIYYPQKYTYAASLSGFLNPSEGWWPMLIGLAMNDAGGFNAQSMWGPSSDPAWRRNDPMVNINQLVANNTRIWIYCGTGTPSDLDTSGGGGNLMAAQFLEGFTLRTNKTFMDNYLAAGGRNGVFNFPANGTHSWGYWGAQLQQMIPDMQRVLGATPSAG; encoded by the coding sequence ATGAAGATCGTCGATAAGTTGCGAGGCACTTGGTTGCGCCGCGTGGCCGCAGCCTTCGTGGCCGCACTAGCTCTGCCCGGCCTGATTGGTGTCGTCGGCGGGTCGGCGACCGCGGCCGCCTTCTCCAAGCCCGGCTTGCCGGTGCTCTACCTCGATGTCCCGTCCGCCGCGATGGGACGCAATATCCGAATCCAATTCCAGGGTGGCGGCCCGCACGCCGTGTACCTGCTCGACGGCCTGCGCGCGCAGGACGACTACAACGGCTGGGACATCAACACCCCGGCGTTCGAGTGGCTGTACGGCTCGGGTCTGTCGACCGTCATGCCGGTCGGTGGCCAGTCCAGCTTCTACACCGACTGGTACCAGCCGTCGCAGGGCAACGGGCAGAACTACACCTACAAGTGGGAAACGTTCATGACCCAGGAACTGCCGGCGTACCTGGCCGCCAACTACGGGGTCAACCCGAACGGCAACGCCGTCGTCGGTCTGTCGATGGCCGGTAGCGCGTCGCTGACCTACTCGATCTACTACCCGCAGAAGTACACCTACGCCGCATCGCTGTCCGGCTTCCTGAACCCCTCCGAAGGCTGGTGGCCGATGCTGATCGGTCTGGCGATGAACGACGCGGGCGGGTTCAACGCGCAGAGCATGTGGGGTCCGTCGTCCGACCCGGCGTGGCGCCGTAACGACCCGATGGTCAACATCAACCAGCTGGTCGCCAACAACACCCGGATCTGGATCTACTGCGGCACCGGTACGCCGTCGGATCTCGACACCTCCGGTGGCGGCGGCAACCTGATGGCCGCTCAGTTCCTCGAAGGCTTCACGTTGCGCACCAACAAGACCTTCATGGACAACTACCTCGCGGCCGGTGGACGCAACGGCGTGTTCAACTTCCCCGCGAACGGCACCCACAGCTGGGGCTACTGGGGCGCGCAGCTTCAGCAGATGATCCCGGATATGCAGCGGGTCCTGGGAGCCACTCCCTCCGCTGGCTGA
- the lon gene encoding endopeptidase La, with amino-acid sequence MAEAKSVPVLFVKEPIVLPGMVVPVELDDAARAAVDAARASDSGQLLIAPRLDDRYPTYGVIASIVQVGRIPGGGAAAVVRGERRAHIGSGTTGPGAALWVEVTEVDDVEPTDETKALAAEYKKLLLAMLQRREAWQIVDVVNKITDPSQLADTAGYASYLPDVQKRELLETEDAAARLRLLIDWTSDHLAEVEVNDKIAEDVRSGMDKQQKEFLLRQQLNAIRKELGEDEPDGSDDYRGRIEAADLPEKVREAALREVGKLERSSEQSPEGSWIRTWLDTVLDLPWNTRTEDSTDLKAARDILDADHHGLDDVKDRIVEYLAVRTRRAQRGLQVVGGRGSGAVMVLAGPPGVGKTSLGESVARALGRKFVRVALGGVRDEAEIRGHRRTYVGALPGRIVRAIGEAGSMNPVVLLDEIDKVGSDYRGDPSAALLEVLDPAQNHTFRDHYLELDLDLSDVVFLATANVIENIPSALLDRMELIQLDGYTEDDKVAIARDYLLPRQRDRAALTPEEVTVTDEALRKIAADYTREPGVRQFERLLAKALRKATTKLAASDEPLTIDEPDLVGYLGRPRFTPESAERTAVPGVATGLAVTGLGGDVLYIEAGSAGSTGPGDGSLQLTGQLGDVMKESAQIALSYVRSHAAQLGVDPAALNRKIHVHVPAGAVPKDGPSAGVTMVTALVSMATGRQVRSDVGMTGEVTLNGRVLPIGGVKQKLLAAQRAGLSTVFIPQRNEADLDDVPAEVLEALTVKPMTDVADIVAQALEPAGEAATAAA; translated from the coding sequence ATGGCTGAAGCCAAATCTGTGCCGGTGTTGTTCGTCAAAGAGCCGATCGTGCTGCCAGGAATGGTGGTGCCCGTCGAGCTCGACGACGCCGCTCGTGCCGCGGTCGACGCGGCTCGCGCGAGCGACTCCGGCCAGCTTCTGATCGCCCCGCGCCTGGACGATCGCTACCCCACCTATGGCGTGATCGCATCGATCGTGCAGGTCGGCCGGATTCCCGGCGGGGGCGCAGCCGCTGTCGTGCGGGGTGAACGTCGCGCCCATATCGGGTCGGGAACCACCGGCCCCGGCGCGGCCCTGTGGGTCGAGGTTACGGAGGTCGACGACGTCGAACCGACGGACGAGACCAAGGCGCTGGCCGCAGAGTACAAAAAGCTGCTGCTGGCGATGCTGCAGCGCCGCGAAGCCTGGCAGATCGTCGACGTGGTCAACAAGATCACCGATCCGTCGCAGCTGGCCGACACCGCGGGCTATGCGTCATATCTGCCGGATGTGCAGAAGCGCGAACTGTTGGAGACCGAGGACGCGGCCGCACGGTTGCGGCTGCTGATCGACTGGACCAGCGACCACCTGGCCGAGGTCGAGGTCAACGACAAGATCGCCGAGGATGTCCGGTCGGGCATGGACAAGCAGCAGAAAGAATTCCTGCTGCGCCAGCAGCTCAACGCGATCCGCAAGGAGCTGGGCGAGGACGAACCCGACGGTTCAGACGACTATCGCGGCCGCATCGAAGCGGCCGACCTGCCCGAGAAGGTCCGCGAGGCCGCACTGCGCGAGGTCGGCAAGCTGGAACGCTCCAGCGAGCAGAGCCCCGAGGGCAGCTGGATACGCACCTGGCTGGACACCGTGCTGGACCTGCCGTGGAACACCCGCACCGAGGACTCGACCGACCTCAAGGCGGCCCGCGACATCCTCGATGCCGACCACCACGGACTGGACGACGTCAAAGACCGCATCGTCGAATACCTGGCCGTGCGCACCCGGCGCGCCCAGCGCGGCCTGCAGGTCGTCGGCGGCCGCGGCTCCGGCGCCGTGATGGTGCTGGCCGGTCCGCCCGGTGTCGGCAAGACGTCACTGGGCGAAAGCGTCGCACGGGCGTTGGGCCGCAAGTTCGTTCGCGTCGCCCTGGGCGGCGTGCGCGATGAGGCGGAGATCCGCGGGCACCGTCGTACCTACGTCGGCGCACTGCCCGGCCGTATCGTTCGCGCGATCGGCGAAGCCGGATCGATGAACCCGGTCGTGCTGCTCGACGAGATCGACAAGGTCGGCTCGGACTACCGCGGCGACCCGTCGGCCGCCCTGCTCGAGGTGCTGGACCCGGCGCAGAACCACACGTTCCGCGACCACTATCTGGAGCTGGATCTGGACCTGTCCGACGTGGTGTTCCTGGCGACTGCCAACGTGATCGAGAACATCCCCTCGGCGCTGCTGGACCGCATGGAGCTGATCCAACTCGACGGCTATACAGAGGACGACAAGGTGGCCATCGCCCGCGACTACCTGCTGCCCCGGCAGCGGGACCGCGCGGCGCTGACCCCCGAAGAGGTCACGGTCACCGACGAGGCGCTGCGCAAGATCGCCGCGGACTACACCCGCGAACCGGGTGTGCGGCAGTTCGAGCGACTGTTGGCCAAGGCACTGCGCAAGGCGACCACCAAGCTGGCTGCTTCTGACGAGCCGCTGACGATCGATGAGCCGGATCTGGTTGGCTACCTTGGCCGTCCGCGCTTCACCCCGGAGTCGGCCGAACGCACGGCGGTGCCGGGTGTGGCGACCGGACTGGCCGTCACGGGACTGGGTGGCGATGTTCTCTACATCGAAGCCGGGTCCGCTGGATCAACTGGGCCAGGCGATGGATCTTTGCAGCTGACCGGTCAGCTGGGTGATGTGATGAAGGAGTCGGCGCAGATCGCCCTGTCCTACGTCCGCAGCCACGCCGCGCAGCTGGGCGTGGACCCCGCGGCGCTGAACCGCAAGATCCACGTGCACGTGCCTGCCGGCGCAGTGCCCAAGGACGGTCCGTCCGCGGGCGTGACGATGGTGACCGCGTTGGTCTCCATGGCCACCGGACGGCAGGTCCGCTCGGACGTCGGGATGACCGGCGAGGTCACCCTCAACGGCCGGGTGCTGCCGATCGGCGGCGTCAAGCAGAAGCTGCTGGCGGCCCAACGTGCCGGACTGTCAACGGTTTTCATCCCGCAGCGCAACGAGGCCGACCTGGACGACGTCCCGGCCGAGGTGCTCGAGGCGCTGACGGTGAAGCCGATGACCGATGTCGCCGACATCGTGGCCCAGGCGCTGGAGCCCGCCGGCGAGGCGGCCACGGCTGCGGCCTGA
- a CDS encoding rhomboid-like protein: MHDGLEPPSPVLPTRRGWPGRVVHFIGSAPITFGWLAVLFLTTIAQHLLPHWHLLELLRKDSTNLHHLASDPIRVLITSLLWLDGAAWWPYLIGFCLFLAPAERWLGHLRFVIAGLIAHIVATYASEGYLYWQIQEAMISPRYLNARDIGVSYFAVGIVGLLTYHIARPWRWLYLFIALAYCIGNVVITPAFTPVGHLVALFVGLACYPLARGRPGSPVDPMRLLDLWRFRHPPTPVA, translated from the coding sequence GTGCACGACGGCCTCGAACCTCCCTCGCCGGTCCTTCCGACGCGGCGCGGCTGGCCCGGCCGGGTCGTGCATTTCATCGGCAGCGCACCGATCACCTTCGGCTGGCTGGCGGTGCTGTTCCTGACCACGATCGCCCAGCACCTGCTGCCGCACTGGCACCTGCTCGAGCTGCTGCGCAAGGACTCGACCAATCTGCACCACCTCGCCTCCGACCCGATCCGCGTGCTGATCACCAGCCTGCTATGGCTCGACGGCGCAGCCTGGTGGCCGTATCTGATCGGGTTCTGCCTCTTTCTGGCACCCGCCGAACGCTGGCTGGGCCATCTGCGTTTCGTGATCGCCGGGCTGATCGCCCACATCGTCGCCACCTATGCCAGTGAGGGATACCTGTACTGGCAGATCCAGGAGGCAATGATCTCACCGCGGTACCTCAACGCCCGCGATATCGGGGTCAGCTATTTCGCCGTCGGCATCGTCGGCCTACTGACGTACCACATCGCGCGGCCGTGGCGCTGGCTGTATCTGTTCATCGCGCTCGCCTACTGCATCGGGAATGTGGTGATCACGCCGGCGTTCACCCCGGTGGGACACCTGGTCGCGCTGTTCGTCGGGCTCGCCTGCTATCCGCTGGCCCGTGGCCGTCCGGGCTCGCCGGTGGATCCGATGCGGCTGCTGGACCTTTGGCGCTTCCGGCATCCTCCGACACCGGTTGCGTAA
- a CDS encoding DUF72 domain-containing protein, with protein sequence MTVRIGTSGWSYDHWDSVLYRPGLPVAKRLARYVEVFDTVELNASFYRWPKDATFEGWRTKLPDGFTMTVKLHRGLSHYRRLNNPEPWIDRLERCQRALGDKREAVLVQLHPDLERDDARLEHFLSLVPDWIRVAVEMRHPTWDAPAVYEILERYRAAYVVISGPGMPCVLRATTELVYVRMHGPDTAPIYAGDYTEDDLRWWADRIREWEDQERRVLVYFNNDGQGHAVRNALRLRELLGG encoded by the coding sequence GTGACCGTCCGGATCGGCACCTCAGGGTGGTCCTACGACCACTGGGACTCGGTGCTCTACCGCCCGGGCCTGCCGGTGGCCAAACGGCTGGCCCGCTACGTCGAAGTGTTCGACACCGTCGAACTCAACGCCAGCTTCTACCGGTGGCCGAAGGACGCCACCTTCGAAGGCTGGCGGACCAAACTGCCGGACGGGTTCACGATGACGGTCAAACTGCACCGCGGCCTGAGCCACTACCGCCGCCTCAACAACCCGGAACCGTGGATCGACCGCCTCGAACGCTGCCAGCGCGCGTTGGGCGACAAGCGCGAGGCGGTGTTGGTGCAGCTGCATCCCGACCTCGAACGAGACGACGCCAGGCTCGAGCATTTCCTGTCGCTGGTCCCCGACTGGATCCGGGTGGCCGTGGAGATGCGGCACCCGACCTGGGATGCCCCCGCGGTCTACGAGATCCTCGAGCGCTACCGCGCCGCCTATGTCGTGATCAGCGGGCCGGGGATGCCCTGTGTGCTGCGCGCCACCACCGAGCTGGTCTACGTCCGGATGCACGGTCCCGATACCGCGCCGATCTATGCCGGTGACTACACCGAGGACGACCTGCGCTGGTGGGCCGACCGGATCCGGGAATGGGAGGACCAGGAGCGCCGGGTGCTGGTGTACTTCAACAACGACGGGCAGGGCCACGCCGTGCGTAATGCGTTGCGGCTGCGCGAGTTACTCGGCGGATGA